The sequence AGTTCAATGGAATTCAATCTATCGTACAGGATTTGTCCTCGACCATGGCCACGTACGAGGAAGCGATTGAGGACATCAGATCGAACGAACAAATCACGCCGAGTTCAATCTACAGCGTGCTCAATAAGTATGAATTGGCTAATTTGATTGGGGCACTGGATGCGTTCAGCTATcagatgaatattttgaaaggtCAAATGAGTGACGTGGTGTCAACCATCATAACGGTCAATGATTTTATGGATACTTACACAGCGACGTTAACTACTGCTTTCGCCTCACTGCATGATTCTCTCAGCAGTTCTTACAATAGCATTACAAATGTTGGAACGAGTTTCGTTACGAACATCTCTGATTCAGTCAATCAATTGTCAACCGTCGTGGATAAATTTAATGAACAGATCGATGCTTTTACCGACGATGTAATAAAAGCGAATGCCACAATCATTGTATCAATTACGAGTGAGTTGACCTATTTCTACAAATACTTCATGAGCGTCCTGCAGCCCAACTCTGATGAAAAGTTCAACAGCGTTGCGTACATGGTGACAGATTCAGTTCAAACAGCTGCCAAAGATATCATTTTCAATGCGTACCAAACCCTGAATAATGCAATAATGAATCTCCCATCAAAAGCAACAAACTGCGTCAGTACTCATCTGACTCCAATGGTCAATTCACTTGCCTCGAACATTCCAACCATGGGATCCTGTCTAAATTTGGTGGACCCTGCATCGGTCTCCAACGAACAGATAGCTCTTCTGAACAAACTTCTTGCTGATCGTTTGTACTACGTCAGCTTATGGACCAGCGCAATCAGTGGCGTGAAATCGAATAGTGCCACAAGTGTTAGAAAAACGGCAGCTCTCAAACTTCTGGCAGTAATGCAATCGTAATTCAATTGTAAATCATGATATGAaactttttttctaattttgttttAGGAAACTCCATCGGGCAATGTGGACGTGCATCAGCCGGCACTGGCTGACAGTTACAGCATTTTCGGCCAGTTGGTATCCAACTTCAACAGCCGGCAGAATCGTGTCGTTATGTGTTTGACCCTGAAGAGTGTCGACCTGTCGGCGATGGTCATTTCGGCTTCGAATGGGTATTTTGGTTGCATTAGAGGTTACTGATAAGGGCAGtcgacatgttttttttttcgccgaaatTTGATAAGAGAAGCAATAAACTGACTCGACTTTTGAGTTTGGGTCTGTCATCACACAACCTATGCGCCGAAAATGGATCATAAAAGCACTTTATCTTTGATATTGGCCACGGTTCGATAAAAGAGTTACAAGCATATTTCTTTGAATTCGTTTGCAAGGCATGGGGGCTTAGTTTCACATTAATCTGTTAGATTGGTTTATACAAGTCATTTACGATAAGAAAACCCGGTTGAATGAAAAAGTTTGGTAATGAATAAAAAACTGCTAAAAATGATAAGATTTGGAAAGTAATCACAAAACATGCAAGTCCAAGAGAACATATTTTGTAGACCGGAAATTCCCTACTggataaaagaaaaacaaaaaccactTTTGCTACATTGCAGTAGGATTAAGGCAGACATTTTCGTCTTCTCGTCATAGTCTCGAGAACCACTTTTCAGCCAAACTCTACCGTActaaatcgtaagctcaggagaaacgttctgctatagtggagttttaGCCAATAATGGGCGTTGCTTTCGTTAGTTtaagcccctatgacgatgaaCAGAAATACCTGCCGTGCCCTTATGCGTAAAAAAATGAATGCCATTCGGGATAGATCCCCTCTCTCtttagcaaaatatttataattgtTTTGCGATTACTTCCTCCGTGAGGCGCTAATGACTCAAGGatatatcgagatgtggaacagGAGTTCCTTGGAAAATGTTTCGAGGGACCATCAGAGTAATCGTGGAAATATTTGTATAATGTCATATTTTATGAGTCGAATAGGATTCAtacacggcatacaaaaacaaggcacTATCGCCAGGCACAGTATTTTCATAGTAAACAATTGACGTCATTGCTATCGCTGCTCGGGACGAAGCAAGCCAACGCTCTACGATTTAGCCTTCTTTTGCACTCGTTCATACTGCGATAGCAATCACGTCacttttgaactgtcattttctttacgagcctaccttgattCTGTATTCCGTGTGATTCATAGAACATCAATTCATGGTGGGTCCACTGTACAAGTAATGGATGAAAACTTTTCAGATCAAAAACTTGCTGAGATATTTAGCGATGTACGGTTACATCATtaaggacttggttgatcgggtagatagcatgttctgaactccagctCCAAAAGGGTCTGTAGTAgtttgtaaaagtaatgagtgaaatcgtATCAGCTAAATGGACCTGGATTGATGTATTTCTCATCCTAGGACATTTCATTTCTAGATATACTTGCTGTTTGTATTGGCCTAAGGCATCTGAGAAATATATTTCaattcattttttgttattcCCGACAGGATGCAGTGAAAAATACCTCGTTAGATCCATGTAAAAAAGgtttcctgaaagggttaatacAGTAAGCGTGATATATGGGGAAGGGATTGAACATAGTCATCttcgcgtgacgtactttatggatcttccctaatgttTGCATTCAAATGGTGTCTATGCTTTCTTCCTGAATAAGTAgataaaaaaaccctgattaatccacctaacggtgttggtgcctttctcgtgcaaaaaaatacaaaaaaaatatcttcttcttcttcagttgcattacatcccccactgggacatcgccgcctcgcagcttagtgctgATTGAGTactaccacagttattaactgcgaggtttctaagccaagttaccatctctgcattcgtatatcatgaggctaacacgatgatacttttatgcccagagaagtcgagacaatttccaagccgaaaattgcctagaccggcaccgggaatcggcataaaaatagtattttggccatagcttctgatcccatagtctgatctgatcaattttcaatagcaaataatgggattccccgtcgaatgaaacctgttgcaagtaattcggacaatgctaagttccaaaaagtgtgtctacaaaatttgtacacatacacacatacagacaactcgattttccggaggaaaaagcgccaacaggaagatcgagaccgtgaagagacgaaggaactgtaccgcgctaataacgcacgaaagttctatgagaagttgaaccgttcacgtaagggccacgtgccacagcccgatatgtgtaaggacataaacgggaaccttcttacaaacgagcgtgaggtgatccaaaggtggcggcagcactacgaagagcacctgaatggcgatatggcagacaacagtagcggtatttatttattttattgttaccTCTATCTGACTTATAGTCTTAATGAAGTTTACTAACAGCTATTCACACATGTCTACAAAATAGTCACAGAAACTTACAAAACAGTCAATTactataaaaaaatctacattcATATTCTACAGCATCTGTTGTTTTCCGCGCGACTTCACATTCGCAGCCTTAACTGGTTAGCAAATATAGAAGCTCCCTCATCAAACTCGAAAAACCTAAATGCATCGTTGAAACGCGAAGCCATAAACCTTATTGGATCATGCTGACCATAACGGCTATTACGAGGAGCGAGATACAGGAAATTTCTGCGTCGTAGAGGTCGTTCTGGAACATAAATATACAATTCAGCTAGAATAGCAGGGGCATCGATCCCGCCGGTCAGTATTTTTGCAACGAAGACTGCTTGTATCGTGGTCCTTCTTTTCTCCAATGTTTCGATTCCGAGCAGCATGCAGCGATGTTCGTATGGCGGTAGAATGGGTGCATCACGCCACGGCAGATTTCGCAGAGCTATGCGAACGAATTTTCGTTGAACCGCCTCGATTCGTTCGATCCAGCTCCTAGCATGAGGACACCAGACAccagtatggtaatgaacctaggagcacgcgcgcaggacatgcgacttccggctccgaatctccaggaaacccagaaggagatcggccggctgaaaaacaccaaagcccctggagttgaccaactaccagaagagctgtttaaacacggtggtgaagcactggctagagcgctgcactgggtgattaccaaggtttgggaggatgaggttctgccgcaggagtggatggtgtcgtgtgtcctatctacagaaagggcgataagctggattgaagcaactaccgcgcaatcacattgctgaacgccgcctacaaggtactctcccaaattttatgccgctgactaacaccaattgcatgaaagttcgtggggcagtaccagacgggatttatgggtgaacgctctaccacagaccaggtgttcgccatacgacaggtattgcagaaatgccgcgaatacaacgtgcccacacatcatctatttatcgacttcaaagccgcatagctaatgcacgaaaacggatttccggataaactgatacggttgatcaaggcgacgatggatcgggtgatatgcgtagttcgagtttcaggggcattctcgagtcccttcgaaacgcgtagagggttatggcaaggtgatggtctttcgtgtctgctattcaacgtcgctttggagggagtaatacgaagggcagggattgacacgagtggtacgattttcacgaagtccgtccagttatttggtttcgccgacgacattgatatcatggcacgtaactttgagaggatggaggaagcctacatcagactgaaaagcgaagctaaacgaattggactagtcatcaacacgtcgaagactaagtacatgataggaaaaggcccaagagaggtcaatgtaagccacccaccacgaaattctatcggtggtgacgaaatcaaggtggttgaagaattcgtgtacttgggctcactggtgaccgccgataacgataccagcagagaaattcggaggcacatagtggctggaaatcgtacgtactttggactccgtaagacgctccgatcgaatagagttcgccgccgtaccaaactgactatctacaaaacgcttataagaccggtagttctctacggacacgagacctggacgatgctcgtggagaaccaacgcgcactgggagtttttgaaaggaaagtgttgcgtaccatctatggtggggtgcagatggcggacggtacgtggaggaggcgaattaaccacgagttgcatcagctgttgggacaaccatccatcgttcacaccgcgaaaatcggaagactgcagtgggccgggcacgtagccagaatgtcggacagtaatccggtgaaaatggttctcgacaacgatccgacgggaataagaaggcgaggtacacagcgggcaaggtggatcgatcaggtggaggacgatttgcggaccctccgcagactgcgtggttggcgaagtgcagccatggatgagctgaatggagaagtcttttatgtgcagcacaggccactccggccttagtctgataataaataaataaacacatacagacatcacctcagttcgtcgagctgagtcgattggtatataacaatatgggtctccggagcttatatcaaaagttcgtttttggagtacaactttgttgtttgagaaaggcaaaaagcattTGTCTGGAATAAGACAAGATATAAATAAAGTAAAAGTAGATAACTAGGAACTTGTAATTGATTCTGGCCTGGTTACCTGGTTTTAGAAACGTTGATTGTGCTCTTCATTCTTACTATTTTggtgaaattttgtgttttgtgtttTTAAATTCCGATCGATCTCGCAGTAACGTCAGTTGTACGAAAAGTGCTGAATTGGGAGAGTATTAGCCATTctaaatttcaaggtcaaatacagttacgcctatttgaaaaaaaaatcctagataaGCTCTTCTGTTGCAGCACAACAGAATACAAACAAAGAGTACACCAAAAAAACAAACCTTACAATTTATGTATAAAATCTTGACAATACAATGTATTGTATTAAACCTTCCGAATTTGTATTTGTCAAAACTTTCAGTTTTGTAAGGTTCTCTGctatccgctggttgggtgtagacgAGTTCTTTATTTAACGAACGATACTAAAGCAAAAAAGATGACTctatagggtggctcaaattagtatgggaaaaactttgttcaattttttttgatgggccgccctcttattcggctctatttgatgccctgatgctctggacaaaatttcagccaaatcggtcaacttttgggcagtgctaaactcgttgaaagtttatatggaagaatgtatgcagaaacatccaaatgATGTAATTTTAATATATTGGGCAATGGATAGACGAGAATAAATAAGTTGTATCCCAAATCAACAAAAGTAACAAAACAATTAACTTATTTTTGAAGCTACAATAATTTGTGTGCGGCTAAACAAATGTATAGCTCTGTAACATTTTCCGTTGGATTCGTAGATTCGATTGCATAAGAAAATATTAGTAAATTTTCTATCTCTATCAAATTCGAGTTGTTCAAAAgcacatgtgaaagatttaataCAGAAAATGTACTAACTACTAAGCTATGAGGGACCTCCGCAGGActtccgcagcttagcgggtactgatgaggccaaattttcaaaactatcacACAACCAATACACTTCTGTATTAAAACCTCACATAATCTGTATAAAATGTTGGCATATacaaattctgaatattttaatacaattattgtattaaagtctgacaattttgtattatttc comes from Armigeres subalbatus isolate Guangzhou_Male chromosome 2, GZ_Asu_2, whole genome shotgun sequence and encodes:
- the LOC134216143 gene encoding uncharacterized protein LOC134216143 encodes the protein MLYLLLFIGYVKIILAVPFFGLNVQGGFKTETDISTAALAITKPFAALNPSITKLNGSLPLSTSTLNGAAQGIISLYDGVVGPIDNFARAIAESATDKATFSTFLFDRIFISLDAAQAFFDTVNKHNSKVTAFSSTRGEEIKTQFNGIQSIVQDLSSTMATYEEAIEDIRSNEQITPSSIYSVLNKYELANLIGALDAFSYQMNILKGQMSDVVSTIITVNDFMDTYTATLTTAFASLHDSLSSSYNSITNVGTSFVTNISDSVNQLSTVVDKFNEQIDAFTDDVIKANATIIVSITSELTYFYKYFMSVLQPNSDEKFNSVAYMVTDSVQTAAKDIIFNAYQTLNNAIMNLPSKATNCVSTHLTPMVNSLASNIPTMGSCLNLVDPASVSNEQIALLNKLLADRLYYVSLWTSAISGVKSNSATSVRKTAALKLLAETPSGNVDVHQPALADSYSIFGQLVSNFNSRQNRVVMCLTLKSVDLSAMVISASNGYFGCIRGY